Part of the Rhizobium lentis genome, CCAGATAGCGCAGCTAAAAAATTTCATCTTTCCTCCGAGTACTTCCCACTTGGATTATAATTGAACACATTCTTCCCAAGCAGAACAACTTTATCTTAACAGATATTCCGATGCTGCGCCGGTGAGCTTTCGCCAACAATTTCGTCGGTCCATTCCAATCAATACTACACGAGTGCCTTCTGCCGAGAATGCTCGGTAGTCGATTCCGCAGACGGCAGTTAAGGAATGGCTGAGAGGATTCTAGTATTTCTGTCGTTGACCCAAATCAACGCATAATCTCTTCCTTTGCTTTAAATAGGACTGCTGCAAAGGGGGGAAAGCGATGACCAAGGCATCTTTCAAGTTCATTACGGGATACGTAATACTGGCTTCCGTCTTGCCGGCTGCTGCTCAGCAGGCCACCGATGTCGGCACCCTGGACAGCGCAAAGGCAGGAAAGGCGTTTTCAAGCAAACCGATCTACTCGCCCTATGCGGGGCGTAATTTTCCGACTCGGCCGCTATTCGGCGATACGCATCTTCACACCGGAGCCTCGTTCGATGCTGGCGCTTTTGGAGCGCGGTTAACCCCTCGCGATGCCTACCGCTTCGCCCGCGGCGAGGAGATCACCGCGTCGAGCGGCCAGCCCGCCAAGCTGTCACGGCCGCTCGACTTTCTGGTGGTGGCAGATCACTCCGACAACATGGGCATGTTTCCCGACCTTTTCGCCGGCAAGCCGGAAGTGATTGCCGATCCGCAGGCTAAGACCTGGTACGATGAAATCAAGTCAGGCCAAGGCGCCAAGGCGGCGCTCGAAATCATCTTCAGTTTCGGCAAAGGAACGCTTCCGAAGAGCATGATCTATGGCCCGGACACACGTCCTTACAAGAATGCGTGGCAGGACACGATAAAGGCCGCCGAGGAATATAATGATCCGGGGCGGTTCACGGCCTTCATCGGCTATGAGTGGACGTCGAATACGGCAGGCAACAATCTCCATCGCAACGTCATCTTCCGCGATAACGCGGACAAGGCTGCGCAGGTTGTGCCTTATACGACCCTGAAACCCTTGGGCAGCGATAATCCGCGCGACCTATGGCAGTGGATGCAGGCCTATGAAGAGAAGACCGGCGGCAACGTGCTGGCGATTGCCCACAATGGCAATCTATCCAACGGCCGCATGTTCCCGATGATCGAGTCTTTCACCAACAAGCCGGTCGACAAGGAATATGCTGAGCAGCGCGCAAAATGGGAACGTCTTTACGAGACAACCCAGACGAAGGGAACCGGAGAGGCTCACCCGTTCCTGTCGCCGAATGACGAATTCGCGGATTTCGAGATCTGGGATTTCGGCAATCTCGATGCCAGCGCGCCGAAGACACCTGACATGCTCGAGTTCGAATATGCACGGTCTGCGCTCAAGAACGGCCTGAAGCTCGAAGCCGAACTCGGCACCAACCCCTACAAGTTCGGGCTGGTCGGCAGTTCCGACGCGCATACAGGCCTTGCGGCGATGGAAGAGGAAAACTTCTTCGGCAAGACCACCCCACAGGAGCCGAGCCCCGAACGTCTGACCGCGACGTTCGTCAAGGACGCCAAGACCGGCATCACCGTAATGGATTGGGAGGTCGGCGCGTCGGGCTACGCGGCTGTATGGGCGGTGGAAAACACCCGCGAGTCGATCTGGGACGCCATGCAGCGCAAGGAAACCTACGCCACGACTGGCTCGCGCATGATGGTCCGCTTCTTCGGCGGCTGGGATTTCGAGCCTGCCGATGCCGAGACTCGCAATCCCGGCGCGATCGGCTACGGCAAGGGCGTGCCCATGGGTGGCGACCTGACGGCAGCGCCGCAAGGTAAGGCACCGACGTTCCTCGTCGCCGCGTTAAGGGACCCGATCGGCGCCAATCTCGACCGCTACCAGATCGTCAAGGGTTGGCTCGACGAAAAAGGCGACACGCATGAGCAGGTATATGACGTCGCCTGGGGCGGAAACCGCAAGCCGGGCGCCGACGGCAAGGTGCCATCGGTAGGAAGCACCGTCGACATCGACAACGCGACCTGGACCAATACGATCGGCGCTCCGGAGTTGATCGCCGTTTGGAAGGACCCAAGCTTCGATCCAAAGAAGAAAGCCTTCTATTACGGACGCGTCATTGAAATTCCTACGCCACGCTGGACCGCCTACGACGCCAAGCGCTACGGGATCAAAGCGCTCGAGGGGACGCGGATGACCGTCACCGAACGCGCCTATACTTCGCCGATCTGGTACACGCCGTGATCAGTGGGAAAATGGATGTCGCGAGGTTGGCGGACGAACCCGCGGCCGGATCGTCTCGTCAGTCATCGGGTAAACGAGAAAGAGCGGTATTGGTGAAGCGTGTGCTGAAGGAGCCTCTGGTCCATTTCCTTCTGCTCGCGCTGCTCATCTTCGCGGGTTACGGGCTCTTAGGCGCCGATGCGGAAGACGCGCCGGACAGCATCGTCATCACGGTGCCGAAGATCGAGCAGATCGCCACCGTGTTCACGAAAACCTGGCAGCGCCCGCCGACAGCCGAGGAACTGAAGGGCCTAATCGATGATCAGGTGAAGGAGGAAATTCTGGTACGCCAGGCGCTGGAACTCAAGCTTGACAAGGACGACACAGTAATTCGCCGCCGGTTGCGCCAGAAGATCGAATTTCTGAATGCCGCTGACGCCGAAGCGCTGACGGCAACCGATGCGGAACTCGACGCCTTCTTGAAGGCAAATCCAGCCGTGTTCGAGATCGATCCGATGCTGTCATTCCAGCAAATCGTTCTGGATGGCCAGCGGCACGGAGAAGCAATCGAACAAAACGCGGCCGCTATCCTCGAAGTATTGTTGAGCCAGCCTGCGGCCGATCCCGCTTCGCTTGGCGATGCCTCCCTGCTCCCACCGGAGCTTCCACTTACGAGCAAGACTTCGATCGGCAAGACCTTCGGCGCTGACTTTGCGGAAGAACTCGACAAGATCCCGGTAGGCCGGTGGGCTGGTCCTGTCAAATCCGCCTTCGGGCTGCACCTGATCCGCGTGACGGAGCGTGTGCCCGGGCACGTGCCGGCGCTCAACGAGATTCGCGATGCCGTTGCGCGAGAGTGGACGAACGCTAAACGCAAAGAACTCGAGGACCAGCGCTTCGCCGTGCTCCTCAAGCGCTATGTGGTGCGGATCGAAAGTCCGACCGGCGCGGGAGCCGGTCCATGATGCGGTTCGGGGCCTTGCTGGCGGTGCTTGTCCCGCTCTTGCTGGCCGTGTCCGCGGTGGCTCACGAAATCAGGCCGGCCTATCTCGACCTGCGAGAAACGGCGCGCGACGGGTTCGCAGTTGTGTGGAAAGTTCCCGCGCAGGGCAACATGCGCCTCAGTCTCGATGCAGTTTTGCCGAAACCTTGCATCGAAAAGGCCGAACGAGAGAGATCGATCGGCAGCAGCGCCTATTTGGAGCGCTGGACCGTCACCTGCACAGGCGGATTGAAGGGCGGCCAGATTACCATTGAGGGGCTCAGGTCGACGATGACGGAAGCGCTCGTTCGCATCGAATATCAGAGCGGTGACACCGAGGTCGTCCGCGTCATGCCGGACGCCCCCTCCTTCATCGTGGCGGGGGCAAAGAGCAGCCTCGATGTTGTTCGAACCTACTTCGTGCTGGGCGTCGACCACATTCTCTCGGGCCTTGATCATCTGTTGTTCGTTCTCGCCCTGATGCTGCTCATTCGAGATTGCCGGAAGCTGGTCAAGACGATCACCGCGTTTACCGTCGCACACAGCATAACGCTGGCCGGAGCATCGCTCGGATATTTCAGTTTGCCGCAGAAGCCGGTCGAAGCGACGATCGCCCTCAGCATAGCTTTCGTCGCGAGCGAACTGGTCAGAATGAAGCCGGGCGAAAGGCGGCTCTCCGAGAGCTACCCCTGGATCGTGGCCTTCGCATTCGGGCTGCTGCACGGTTTCGGCTTTGCCGGCGCGCTGAAGGAAATCGGCTTGCCGCAATCCGACGTGCCGCTGAGCCTGCTGACATTCAATCTGGGCGTCGAGGCGGGACAACTCATCTTTGTCGCCGCGGCGCTGGTCGTGCTTCGGGCAGCAGGCACTCTAAGCACGATAAAGCCCGCGCCTGCGCGTCAGTTCGGCGCCTATATGATCGGGACTGCCGCGATGCTGTGGCTGATTTCGCGGATCGCCTTGTTGACGGCGTGAACAGCGCGTCCAGTGAACGCCTCATGCCCTTGTTCGATATGATCGTGCTCCCGGTCAAGCGGGGAGGCCAGCTCGGTTTCTGAGAATGCGATTAAGGCACCCGCCCAGAAGGCGATCGGGGCGGCGAAACAGGAGATTGTTCCGTCCCTGATCGTAATGAACTCCGATGGCGCAAGCCTGAAGGGAACGACCCTGACGCTCAACGGCATCTCGCTCAATTCGATCATTTCCGCCGACCGCCCTGTCCGGTCGGCCGGTCACGGGCTGACCAAACATCTTTTGGAGGAGTGGGCGCCGGGCGGCGATTTTGAGAAGGACCCGCCGAACGCAACGGTTTCGGTCTTCGACAGGGAGGCGTCGACCGTCGAAGACGCTGTGGCAGTCCTCAAGGATCCGAAGTTCTCGGGCGACACGCTCACCTTCACCGTCGACATTCAAAGCCGACGGCCCTGCGTCGATCTTCATTCACATCATCGGGCTGCCGCGCACCCCGGTGTCATTCGCGGGGGCTGCCAGGCGGACAGCTTGGCGCGGTGCCTGGTATGCGGGTGCGGCCGCGGGTGCCGCTTACGGAGCTGCCCCATACTGCCGCCCGCCATACCCGCCGCCGGCCTGCGGCTACTATCCCTATCCGCCCTGCTAATAGGACAGAGCAGCCAACATTGCGCAGCACTCTGCATGAGATGGGAGGAAAGGTGATGGGCCTGCATGGAGCTGCACGGAAAGTGGCACTTGGAATCGTCGTGTCTCGCCAGCGGCGGGTCTGCGCTATACCAATTTCCACTCGATCAATCATCTGGCAAATCGTCGCGAAAGAATGTAACCATAAGTTACTTAAGTACTTTCGATTTTTCCTGCAGATTGCCTATCGGCGAATTGAGATTGGTAGGTCTTGGCGTTAATCGGTCGCCGACGACGGGGGAGCGGAGTCGATCATGAAAGCTATTCTTGTGCCTGTAGTTGTGTTTTGCGCCGGCCTTGCGATCGCATCGCCTGGCTGGTCGGCGGACGTCGCGCCACTGGCGCCGGAGGCGAAGGTGGTCGAAAGCCCGACCGGATGGACAATCACAGCCGCGCCATATTTCTGGGCTGCCGGGATTTCCGGAGATACGGCGCAGTTCGGATTACCGGAGGTTCACATCGACTCCAGCTTTAGCGATATTCTGCAGAATCTGGACTTTGCCTTCATGGGAGCCGGCGAGGCACGATATGACCGTTACAGCATATTCGGCGACATCATCTACACGAAGCTTGGCGCCGACGGGCATACGCGCCGCGGGATTCTGGCTGATAGCGTCGATG contains:
- a CDS encoding peptidyl-prolyl cis-trans isomerase; its protein translation is MADEPAAGSSRQSSGKRERAVLVKRVLKEPLVHFLLLALLIFAGYGLLGADAEDAPDSIVITVPKIEQIATVFTKTWQRPPTAEELKGLIDDQVKEEILVRQALELKLDKDDTVIRRRLRQKIEFLNAADAEALTATDAELDAFLKANPAVFEIDPMLSFQQIVLDGQRHGEAIEQNAAAILEVLLSQPAADPASLGDASLLPPELPLTSKTSIGKTFGADFAEELDKIPVGRWAGPVKSAFGLHLIRVTERVPGHVPALNEIRDAVAREWTNAKRKELEDQRFAVLLKRYVVRIESPTGAGAGP
- a CDS encoding HupE/UreJ family protein, which gives rise to MMRFGALLAVLVPLLLAVSAVAHEIRPAYLDLRETARDGFAVVWKVPAQGNMRLSLDAVLPKPCIEKAERERSIGSSAYLERWTVTCTGGLKGGQITIEGLRSTMTEALVRIEYQSGDTEVVRVMPDAPSFIVAGAKSSLDVVRTYFVLGVDHILSGLDHLLFVLALMLLIRDCRKLVKTITAFTVAHSITLAGASLGYFSLPQKPVEATIALSIAFVASELVRMKPGERRLSESYPWIVAFAFGLLHGFGFAGALKEIGLPQSDVPLSLLTFNLGVEAGQLIFVAAALVVLRAAGTLSTIKPAPARQFGAYMIGTAAMLWLISRIALLTA
- a CDS encoding DUF3604 domain-containing protein translates to MTKASFKFITGYVILASVLPAAAQQATDVGTLDSAKAGKAFSSKPIYSPYAGRNFPTRPLFGDTHLHTGASFDAGAFGARLTPRDAYRFARGEEITASSGQPAKLSRPLDFLVVADHSDNMGMFPDLFAGKPEVIADPQAKTWYDEIKSGQGAKAALEIIFSFGKGTLPKSMIYGPDTRPYKNAWQDTIKAAEEYNDPGRFTAFIGYEWTSNTAGNNLHRNVIFRDNADKAAQVVPYTTLKPLGSDNPRDLWQWMQAYEEKTGGNVLAIAHNGNLSNGRMFPMIESFTNKPVDKEYAEQRAKWERLYETTQTKGTGEAHPFLSPNDEFADFEIWDFGNLDASAPKTPDMLEFEYARSALKNGLKLEAELGTNPYKFGLVGSSDAHTGLAAMEEENFFGKTTPQEPSPERLTATFVKDAKTGITVMDWEVGASGYAAVWAVENTRESIWDAMQRKETYATTGSRMMVRFFGGWDFEPADAETRNPGAIGYGKGVPMGGDLTAAPQGKAPTFLVAALRDPIGANLDRYQIVKGWLDEKGDTHEQVYDVAWGGNRKPGADGKVPSVGSTVDIDNATWTNTIGAPELIAVWKDPSFDPKKKAFYYGRVIEIPTPRWTAYDAKRYGIKALEGTRMTVTERAYTSPIWYTP